One Lachnospiraceae bacterium C1.1 genomic region harbors:
- a CDS encoding rhamnan synthesis F family protein, which yields MQTKNRFLIYVFYDFQGYVENYVRFMLKELNKYYKKIVIIVNGEIHEDGFLFFRSISDQIVTRSNYGYDGGAYKDAILNYLKNENWKSWYELTLMNDSFYGPIFPMDEVFELMDTKNVDFWGMTKLSHGIWYDGTSIPEHIQSYFITFRNSILRSEDFLAFWKGYKSINDFNKTVCDFEVYLTDFFSERKYSYTTYTELKGTIPNQDETKNTWMDYAYECLKYCRMPFIKKKAFTVTNYGNAIKALDYIKNESEYDTQYIDEHIKRLDKNKQLIGRGIPYSFFELEHFFETHSRVFLYGNGNMKDCLKDYFDLTGKKIEGVIVSDKQNEATYTLDEIYLKSNDGIIISVGSKYADEIYEILKKNKIDDKNIIRPIF from the coding sequence ATGCAAACAAAGAATAGATTTCTAATTTATGTATTTTATGATTTCCAAGGATATGTAGAGAATTATGTACGTTTCATGCTTAAAGAGTTGAATAAATATTATAAAAAAATCGTAATTATTGTGAATGGTGAAATCCATGAAGATGGATTTCTTTTTTTTAGGAGTATTTCTGACCAAATAGTAACCAGAAGCAATTATGGATATGATGGTGGTGCTTATAAAGATGCCATATTGAATTACTTAAAAAATGAGAATTGGAAATCTTGGTATGAATTAACGTTGATGAATGATAGTTTCTATGGACCAATCTTTCCAATGGATGAAGTTTTTGAGTTGATGGATACTAAAAATGTAGATTTTTGGGGAATGACCAAATTATCGCACGGAATATGGTATGATGGCACATCAATTCCAGAACATATTCAAAGTTATTTTATAACATTTAGGAATAGTATTTTAAGAAGTGAAGATTTTCTGGCTTTTTGGAAAGGCTATAAAAGTATAAACGATTTTAATAAAACTGTCTGTGACTTTGAAGTCTATTTAACCGATTTTTTTTCAGAAAGAAAGTATTCATATACAACATATACCGAACTTAAAGGGACAATTCCTAATCAAGATGAGACAAAAAATACATGGATGGACTATGCATATGAGTGCTTGAAATATTGCAGAATGCCGTTTATTAAGAAAAAGGCATTTACAGTTACGAATTATGGAAATGCAATAAAAGCTTTGGATTACATAAAGAACGAATCGGAATATGACACTCAGTATATCGATGAACACATAAAAAGATTAGACAAGAATAAACAACTAATTGGCAGAGGAATACCGTATAGTTTTTTTGAACTAGAACACTTTTTTGAAACACATAGTCGAGTTTTTCTATATGGTAATGGCAATATGAAAGATTGTCTAAAAGACTATTTTGATTTGACGGGGAAGAAAATAGAAGGAGTTATTGTTTCAGATAAACAAAATGAAGCTACTTATACATTAGATGAAATATATTTGAAATCTAATGATGGAATAATTATTTCTGTTGGTAGTAAATATGCAGATGAAATATATGAAATTTTAAAAAAGAATAAGATTGATGATAAAAACATTATTAGACCAATATTTTGA
- a CDS encoding DUF616 domain-containing protein, whose amino-acid sequence MRVGLFGAGRIGISFLNDYIKKYGYIGDIACFIDNNSDKVGGAIDGIPIISVDKAAELDIDLYVICSQFELEIRKQLNVRGIEDTCIKNHFAFKRMKYSLEKYVLQYGKNKCGGDGIKCDSLVVYTAITGGYDVLNIPLYRDDKITYVCFSNDRNLKSDFWNIEYIEDPNINNIMLSKRFKIHPERYFKEYEISVWVDGKFLIRDDLRRYINKYIKKSPILCFPHPERNCIYDEAACCIAEHKGVKKDLVRQISHYYNGGYPFDAGLFEMGCIVRNHNDENVIRLMNAWEEEIIKYSYRDQISFPYVCWKMNLYPDISDLDINDNDYLFMNRFLLREEKSGNTK is encoded by the coding sequence ATGAGAGTAGGACTGTTTGGTGCTGGACGTATAGGAATCAGTTTTTTGAATGATTATATTAAGAAGTATGGTTATATTGGTGACATTGCCTGTTTTATTGATAATAATTCTGATAAAGTTGGAGGTGCAATTGATGGTATTCCAATAATATCGGTCGATAAAGCTGCAGAGTTAGATATTGATTTGTATGTAATTTGTTCACAGTTTGAATTAGAGATCAGGAAACAGCTTAATGTGAGAGGAATCGAGGATACGTGTATTAAGAATCATTTTGCGTTTAAACGGATGAAATACTCATTAGAAAAATATGTATTGCAATATGGAAAAAATAAATGCGGAGGAGATGGTATTAAATGCGATTCTTTAGTTGTGTACACTGCTATTACAGGTGGATATGATGTGCTGAATATTCCTTTATATAGAGATGATAAGATTACGTATGTTTGTTTTTCGAATGATAGGAATTTAAAGTCAGATTTTTGGAATATAGAATATATTGAAGACCCCAATATTAACAATATTATGCTATCAAAAAGATTTAAGATTCATCCTGAAAGATATTTTAAGGAATATGAAATAAGTGTTTGGGTAGATGGGAAATTTCTAATAAGAGATGATTTAAGAAGATATATAAATAAATATATAAAGAAAAGTCCAATTTTATGTTTTCCACATCCAGAGAGAAACTGTATATATGATGAGGCTGCCTGTTGTATTGCTGAACATAAAGGTGTCAAAAAAGACTTAGTTCGACAAATATCACATTACTACAATGGGGGATACCCTTTTGATGCTGGTTTGTTTGAAATGGGTTGCATAGTAAGAAATCATAATGATGAGAATGTTATAAGACTAATGAATGCATGGGAGGAAGAAATAATAAAATACTCATATAGAGATCAGATTTCGTTCCCTTATGTGTGTTGGAAGATGAATTTATATCCAGATATATCAGACTTAGATATTAATGATAACGATTATTTGTTTATGAACCGTTTTTTACTAAGAGAAGAAAAATCAGGAAACACAAAGTGA
- a CDS encoding methyltransferase domain-containing protein — protein sequence MKKIRDKAFQKIHGSIQTIQKYSPCARHIRMEESADRKFIKNYVLSCIPYIKENPEILEFDGGVVYADLIINEKGGSVSYATKVGRLNRNNPITYQFDLTKTVLDKKFDLIIATQVLGSFVDPLKIMRQFMDMLKPSGVLIVTVSGPAYPQIRGLISFYSKEGLTQIGREVFKAKNVINIRSYGNLASAICMLNYLSNEITNNIDEDEDYNHEVINGILCVNS from the coding sequence ATGAAAAAAATTAGAGATAAAGCATTTCAAAAGATACATGGCAGTATACAAACGATACAAAAATATTCGCCTTGTGCAAGACATATTCGGATGGAGGAGTCTGCGGATCGAAAGTTTATTAAGAATTATGTGCTGTCATGTATACCTTATATTAAAGAAAATCCTGAGATACTAGAATTTGATGGTGGGGTGGTTTATGCGGATCTTATTATTAACGAAAAAGGTGGAAGTGTTTCGTATGCTACAAAAGTGGGTAGATTAAATCGCAATAATCCAATAACATATCAGTTTGATTTAACTAAAACAGTACTAGATAAAAAGTTTGACTTAATAATTGCAACTCAAGTGTTAGGCAGTTTTGTAGACCCACTAAAAATAATGAGACAGTTTATGGATATGTTAAAGCCATCTGGGGTGCTCATAGTTACAGTTTCGGGACCAGCATACCCCCAGATTAGAGGTCTTATTTCTTTCTATTCTAAAGAAGGTTTGACTCAAATAGGAAGAGAAGTCTTTAAGGCGAAAAATGTTATTAATATCCGTTCATATGGTAATCTAGCATCTGCAATATGTATGCTTAATTATCTTAGTAACGAAATAACAAATAATATAGATGAGGATGAAGATTATAATCATGAGGTAATAAATGGTATTCTCTGTGTGAATAGTTAA
- a CDS encoding PIG-L family deacetylase → MELLKNSIWNHFREKSVLIIVPHQDDELFLCGTILGCLRKVTKKIYVAFTTNGDCGNNFYVRKKESIKALSVYGISKKNIIFMGYGDQYKSEYGHMYHAPKDAVLMSKAGFDTTYGNESCMIVNGIQHKYTLDNYMNDMLQIIDFLLPDVIFCNDLDWHPEHRFASLVFDRIMGILLKKRELYYPEIYKGFVYFLGWDGILDYDKSHLENTKKPHRVKLGDKRFEIGNPYFLWRDRIAFPVDIEENFFFKNKLYRSINKYHFSQNAKRFFYSMMNSDAVFWLRETNNILLKASIKVSSGNAKYLNDFVIADTSAITEKIMPFDRSVWYPSSCDKNPKINIELDKATEVSRLVFFRDTNSLTEKECLIDMKIRGIKAGKPCYVKITHTIRKYDIKSVINIDEKIKITNIDICMNANKVGLSEIEIIEKKQSIPDFIKIMINGIYAYRYIINADEDELSVYVKKSAAFLDDVAKEVSDVSPHKGAVLWRDDKIFLSKNFKSCNLRAYLKNNKQVYDIVRLIRK, encoded by the coding sequence ATGGAATTATTAAAGAATAGTATTTGGAATCACTTTCGTGAAAAATCTGTTTTGATTATTGTGCCCCATCAAGATGATGAATTATTTTTATGCGGAACAATATTAGGATGTTTGAGAAAAGTTACAAAAAAAATATATGTTGCTTTTACTACTAACGGTGATTGCGGAAATAACTTTTACGTAAGAAAAAAAGAAAGTATAAAGGCTTTATCCGTTTATGGCATATCAAAAAAAAACATAATATTTATGGGGTATGGAGACCAATATAAATCAGAATATGGTCATATGTATCATGCACCTAAGGATGCAGTGTTAATGTCTAAAGCAGGATTTGATACTACTTATGGTAATGAGTCGTGTATGATTGTAAATGGAATTCAACATAAATATACGTTGGATAATTATATGAATGATATGTTGCAGATTATTGATTTTTTGCTTCCGGATGTGATTTTTTGCAATGATCTTGATTGGCATCCAGAACATAGATTTGCGTCATTAGTTTTTGACAGAATTATGGGGATTCTTCTAAAAAAAAGAGAATTATATTATCCAGAAATTTATAAAGGTTTTGTTTACTTTCTGGGGTGGGATGGAATTCTTGATTATGATAAATCTCATCTTGAGAATACAAAAAAGCCACATAGAGTGAAGCTAGGGGATAAGCGATTTGAGATAGGCAATCCATATTTTTTATGGAGAGATCGAATAGCGTTTCCAGTTGACATAGAGGAAAATTTCTTTTTTAAAAATAAATTGTATCGGTCAATTAATAAATATCATTTCTCCCAAAATGCTAAGCGCTTTTTTTATAGCATGATGAATTCCGATGCGGTGTTTTGGCTAAGGGAAACAAATAATATTTTGCTTAAGGCTAGTATAAAAGTAAGCAGTGGTAACGCTAAATATCTTAATGATTTTGTTATCGCAGATACGAGTGCAATAACCGAGAAAATAATGCCGTTTGATAGATCGGTATGGTATCCTTCTTCTTGTGACAAAAATCCAAAGATAAATATTGAATTAGATAAAGCTACAGAAGTTAGTAGACTTGTTTTTTTTAGAGATACTAATAGCCTTACAGAAAAGGAATGCCTAATCGATATGAAAATACGAGGCATAAAGGCTGGTAAACCATGCTATGTAAAGATTACTCATACAATACGTAAATATGACATTAAATCAGTTATTAATATAGATGAAAAGATTAAAATTACCAATATTGATATTTGTATGAATGCTAACAAGGTTGGATTGAGTGAGATAGAAATAATTGAAAAAAAGCAAAGCATTCCTGATTTTATAAAGATTATGATTAATGGAATATATGCTTATAGGTATATTATTAACGCCGATGAAGATGAGTTGTCAGTCTACGTAAAGAAAAGTGCTGCATTTTTAGATGATGTTGCTAAGGAAGTTAGTGATGTAAGTCCACATAAAGGAGCTGTTTTATGGAGGGATGATAAGATCTTTCTATCAAAGAATTTTAAGAGTTGTAATCTTAGAGCATATCTAAAAAATAACAAGCAAGTATATGATATAGTTAGACTAATTAGGAAATAG
- a CDS encoding carbamoyltransferase, which yields MIILGISCLYHDSAACLIKDGNIIAAAQEERFTRIKHDSRIPENAMKYCLKEAGIKAEELDAVVYYDNPLIMTDRFMDNLAFLGEECDSLLNNSFDMIFSWKLWIHEKLKDVLGSLGKHGKLLVTKHHISHAASAFYPSPFEDAVILTIDGVGEWTTTAIGIGHGNEVKLLEEIKYPHSIGMFYSAFTYFCGFKVNSGEYKFMGLAPYGKPIYYDKIKENVISIMPDGSFCLNLDYFDFYRGTTMINESKFEELFGGTRRKSESRITKREMDIAASVQKITEEMIIGIAKHAKEKYGQNINNLVLAGGVALNCVANGKLTKEKIFYNVWIQPASDDAGGALGCALYAYYDFFKNDREVVLPDGMNGSLLGPKYDNIEIENTLKRYGAKYKKIEDKEVWAEKIAEFLTQGKICGLMMGRLEFGPRALGDRSIIADSRSEEMQSKLNLKIKYRESFRPFAPIVLDERRDDYFDLPCDSPYMLKVGNVSEKRRLPFDIDEELERFDNDMLKSVSVPRSDVPAITHVDYSARVQTVDNKRNPDLHLIMEKFNEMTGCGVLVNTSFNVRGEPIVCTPEDAYKCFMRTDMDVLVIEDYILHKEEQPEFCEDKDWRAEYELD from the coding sequence AGAGGCTGGCATAAAAGCTGAGGAACTTGATGCGGTAGTTTACTATGATAATCCACTTATTATGACAGACAGGTTTATGGATAATCTTGCCTTCCTTGGAGAAGAGTGTGATAGTCTACTTAATAACTCTTTTGACATGATATTTTCATGGAAACTGTGGATTCATGAAAAACTTAAGGATGTTCTTGGTTCATTGGGAAAACATGGGAAGCTTTTAGTGACAAAACATCATATTTCTCATGCTGCATCAGCATTTTACCCATCACCGTTCGAAGATGCTGTAATTCTTACAATAGATGGTGTTGGAGAATGGACTACAACAGCCATTGGCATAGGACATGGTAATGAAGTGAAATTATTAGAAGAGATAAAGTATCCTCATTCAATTGGAATGTTCTATAGCGCTTTTACTTATTTCTGCGGTTTCAAAGTGAATTCTGGTGAATATAAATTCATGGGACTGGCTCCATATGGAAAACCAATATATTATGACAAAATTAAAGAAAATGTAATTAGTATCATGCCGGATGGGTCTTTTTGCCTGAATCTGGATTATTTCGATTTTTATCGTGGTACTACAATGATAAATGAGAGCAAATTTGAGGAGTTGTTTGGTGGTACAAGGAGAAAATCTGAAAGTAGGATAACAAAACGCGAAATGGATATAGCTGCTTCTGTTCAGAAAATTACAGAAGAGATGATTATTGGGATTGCCAAGCATGCTAAAGAAAAATACGGACAGAACATTAATAACCTGGTTTTAGCTGGGGGCGTAGCACTTAACTGTGTTGCTAACGGAAAGCTGACAAAAGAAAAAATCTTCTATAATGTGTGGATTCAGCCTGCTTCAGATGATGCAGGTGGTGCTTTGGGGTGTGCATTATATGCGTATTATGACTTTTTTAAAAATGATAGAGAAGTAGTGTTACCTGATGGAATGAACGGAAGCTTGTTAGGGCCGAAGTATGACAATATAGAAATAGAGAATACACTAAAGCGCTATGGTGCCAAATACAAAAAAATAGAAGATAAAGAAGTCTGGGCTGAAAAAATTGCAGAGTTTCTTACTCAAGGGAAAATATGTGGCTTAATGATGGGAAGGTTGGAGTTTGGACCAAGAGCATTAGGTGATAGAAGTATAATTGCAGATAGCCGTTCAGAAGAAATGCAGTCAAAGCTTAATTTAAAAATTAAGTATCGTGAATCATTTAGACCATTTGCACCAATTGTATTAGATGAGCGGAGAGATGACTATTTCGATTTGCCATGTGATAGTCCTTATATGCTAAAAGTAGGGAATGTAAGCGAAAAAAGACGGTTGCCTTTTGACATTGATGAGGAGCTGGAACGTTTTGATAATGACATGCTTAAGTCGGTGTCAGTTCCAAGATCAGATGTTCCTGCAATAACTCATGTGGATTACAGCGCAAGAGTACAAACTGTGGATAATAAAAGAAATCCAGATTTACATCTTATCATGGAGAAGTTCAATGAAATGACTGGGTGTGGAGTTTTGGTAAATACATCTTTTAATGTACGTGGTGAGCCGATAGTATGCACACCTGAAGATGCGTATAAGTGCTTCATGAGAACGGATATGGATGTTCTGGTAATTGAGGATTATATATTACATAAGGAAGAACAGCCGGAATTTTGTGAAGATAAAGATTGGAGGGCAGAATATGAGCTCGACTGA